From Phalacrocorax carbo chromosome 6, bPhaCar2.1, whole genome shotgun sequence, a single genomic window includes:
- the MRPL37 gene encoding large ribosomal subunit protein mL37, whose amino-acid sequence MAAAAAAGPMALRRTGAAAAAAAARSRGVLTRSILICAAPPRHRGPLPRTPWTTRGPPPEELARAVERRPVREQVELDTITYAGRQHFVPGLARPRFPPWDRGWHDPWHSRGPRYEEMPLYKERGCFICHQRVRMVEGVRQAQWLTKTKLVQGLPPPVLGIIDNPAHRLEDHEEGIKRAISHARFWGTTEVAPKREHYCPVLFEDLIHLCRLMTVKYPSLTKRMLARNYKISATWERESFLLQVRGLNGILLNSMAPIPPVASKEEVLATEEHVLETFYPISPTIDLQEVNVYKELNDTGFRDGYPYSHPHTLFFLESANIRPNRFRPEQLRAKMLMFAFGNALAKAKVLYGNDPKVLEQPIVVQSIGTDGQLFQFMVFQLNTTDLVSSDGIKNLVWIDSDQNLYEKAQCVPEVKKRVITKPAGIYGFQPDTFKKFLALYLHGTV is encoded by the exons atggcggcggcggcggcggcggggccgatGGCGCTGAGGCGgacgggggcggcggcggcggcggcggcggcgcggagccgcGGCGTCCTCACCCGCAGCATCCTTATCTGCGCGGCGCCGCCTCGTCACCGTGGGCCGTTGCCGCGCACGCCCTGGACCACCCGCGGGCCGCCGCCGGAGGAACTGGCGCGGGCGGTGGAGCGGCGGCCGGTGCGGGAGCAGGTGGAGCTGGACACCATCACCTATGCCGGGCGGCAGCATTTCGTGCCCGGCCTGGCCCGGCCGCGCTTCCCGCCCTGGGACCGCGGCTGGCACGACCCCTGGCACTCTCGGGGGCCGCGCTACGAGGAGATGCCGCTCTACAAGGAGCGCGGCTGCTTCATCTGCCACCAGCGCGTCCGCATGGTGGAAG GAGTTCGGCAAGCGCAGTGGCTCACCAAGACAAAGCTGGTGCAAGGCTTACCCCCGCCGGTGCTCGGCATCATTGACAACCCAGCTCACCGGCTTGAGGACCACGAGGAGGGGATAAAGCGTGCGATCTCGCATGCACGGTTCTGGGGCACGACAGAAGTTGCTCCCAAGAGAGAGCATTATTG CCCAGTACTGTTTGAAGACTTGATACATTTATGTCGGTTAATGACTGTGAAGTATCCTTCTCTGACTAAAAGAATGTTGGCTAGAAACTACAAGATATCAGCTACGTGGGAAAGAG AATCCTTTCTCCTTCAGGTCCGTGGCCTGAATGGAATACTTCTGAACTCTATGGCCCCAATACCACCAGTAGCCTCCAAGGAAGAGGTACTGGCCACTGAAGAGCATGTCCTGGAGACCTTCTATCCCATCTCTCCTACAATTGATCTTCAAGAAGTGAATGTGTACAAAGAGCTCAACGATACAG GTTTTAGAGATGGTTATCCATACTCTCATCCTCACACTCTCTTCTTCCTGGAATCGGCCAACATTCGTCCTAACAGGTTCAGACCAGAACAACTTCGTGCTAAAATGCTGATGTTTGCTTTTGGCAATGCACTGGCAAAGGCTAAGGTGCTGTACGGG AATGATCCCAAGGTTTTGGAGCAGCCAATAGTGGTGCAAAGCATTGGCACAGATGGTCAGCTCTTCCAGTTCATGGTGTTCCAGTTAAATACAACGGACCTTGTCTCTAGTGATGGCATAAAAAATCTAGTCTGGATTGATTCTGATCAAAACCTGTACGAAAAAGCCCAGTGTGTTCCAGAAGTCAAGAAGAGAGTTATTACG aagcCCGCTGGAATATATGGCTTTCAGCCAGACACATTCAAGAAGTTTCTGGCACTGTATCTGCATGGAACTGTGTGA
- the LOC104043722 gene encoding NADH-cytochrome b5 reductase-like isoform X4, translating into MEVVRGGAVGAMLVSPETMSGNEDDWLALKPQEPSPSQCCGSGCKPCIYDVYEKELAQWERAKAKQDKSLLVKKKGQSNNSELNPDTFTAFNISSVEQLTEDTYQYKFELPGNSSLRLSLGQHIVLRGMVNGLEVQRAYTPISPGNAEGYFEVLMKHGELLMLASGTGLTPMLPILHSITDDEEDETFVTLVGCFRTFDKIYLKPLLQDLARYWNIRIFYVLSQETSLEKLPWSYQQNTYTGRLSEDLMKTIVNSCRRKPFVLICGSSAFSEDMGRYLKAAGIEENSCFVF; encoded by the exons ATGGAGGTGGTACGGGGTGGGGCGGTGGGTGCCATGTTGGTGAGTCCGGAG ACAATGAGTGGAAATGAGGACGACTGGCTAGCTCTCAAACCCCAGGAACCTTCTCCATCCCAGTGCTGCGGCAGCGGCTGCAAACCCTGCATCTATGATGTGTATGAGAAGGAGCTTGCACAATGGGAGAGggccaaagcaaagcaagacaaaagCCTCCTCGTGAAAAAGAAGGGGCAG AGCAATAATTCAGAACTGAATCCAGATACATTTACTGCATTCAACATAAGCTCTGTGGAGCAGCTAACAGAGGACACCTACCAGTACAAATTTGAATTACCAGGAAATAGCAGTCTGCGATTGAGTTTAGGACAACATATCGTGTTAAG AGGAATGGTGAATGGTTTGGAAGTCCAGCGAGCCTATACTCCAATTAGCCCAGGAAATGCAGAAGGCTACTTTGAAGTTTTAATGAAG CATGGAGAACTCCTGATGCTGGCATCTGGTACCGGCCTCACACCAATGCTTCCCATCCTCCACTCCATAACAGATGATGAAGAGGATGAAACCTTTGTAACTCTTGTTGGCTGCTTCCGTACATTTGACAAAATTTATCTGAAACCTCTTCTCCAGGATCTGGCTCGGTACTGGAACATCAGAATATTTTATGTCCTAAGCCAG gaAACATCACTGGAAAAACTTCCTTGGAGCTATCAGCAAAACACATACACTGGTCGTCTCAGTGAAGACTTGATGAAGACAATTGTAAATTCCTGCCGAAGAAAGCCATTTGTATTAATCTGTGGCTCTTCTGCATTCAGTGAAGATATGGGTAGATATTTGAAAGCTGCAGGAATTGAAGAAAAttcctgttttgtgttttag
- the LOC104043722 gene encoding NADH-cytochrome b5 reductase-like isoform X1, with amino-acid sequence MEVVRGGAVGAMLVSPETMSGNEDDWLALKPQEPSPSQCCGSGCKPCIYDVYEKELAQWERAKAKQDKSLLVKKKGQSNNSELNPDTFTAFNISSVEQLTEDTYQYKFELPGNSSLRLSLGQHIVLRGMVNGLEVQRAYTPISPGNAEGYFEVLMKCYEAGLMSQYIKTWKKGDKVFWRGPFGGFPYRPNKHGELLMLASGTGLTPMLPILHSITDDEEDETFVTLVGCFRTFDKIYLKPLLQDLARYWNIRIFYVLSQETSLEKLPWSYQQNTYTGRLSEDLMKTIVNSCRRKPFVLICGSSAFSEDMGRYLKAAGIEENSCFVF; translated from the exons ATGGAGGTGGTACGGGGTGGGGCGGTGGGTGCCATGTTGGTGAGTCCGGAG ACAATGAGTGGAAATGAGGACGACTGGCTAGCTCTCAAACCCCAGGAACCTTCTCCATCCCAGTGCTGCGGCAGCGGCTGCAAACCCTGCATCTATGATGTGTATGAGAAGGAGCTTGCACAATGGGAGAGggccaaagcaaagcaagacaaaagCCTCCTCGTGAAAAAGAAGGGGCAG AGCAATAATTCAGAACTGAATCCAGATACATTTACTGCATTCAACATAAGCTCTGTGGAGCAGCTAACAGAGGACACCTACCAGTACAAATTTGAATTACCAGGAAATAGCAGTCTGCGATTGAGTTTAGGACAACATATCGTGTTAAG AGGAATGGTGAATGGTTTGGAAGTCCAGCGAGCCTATACTCCAATTAGCCCAGGAAATGCAGAAGGCTACTTTGAAGTTTTAATGAAG tgCTATGAAGCTGGGCTAATGTCACAATacataaaaacatggaaaaaaggaGACAAGGTCTTTTGGCGTGGGCCGTTTGGAGGGTTCCCATATCGACCTAATAAG CATGGAGAACTCCTGATGCTGGCATCTGGTACCGGCCTCACACCAATGCTTCCCATCCTCCACTCCATAACAGATGATGAAGAGGATGAAACCTTTGTAACTCTTGTTGGCTGCTTCCGTACATTTGACAAAATTTATCTGAAACCTCTTCTCCAGGATCTGGCTCGGTACTGGAACATCAGAATATTTTATGTCCTAAGCCAG gaAACATCACTGGAAAAACTTCCTTGGAGCTATCAGCAAAACACATACACTGGTCGTCTCAGTGAAGACTTGATGAAGACAATTGTAAATTCCTGCCGAAGAAAGCCATTTGTATTAATCTGTGGCTCTTCTGCATTCAGTGAAGATATGGGTAGATATTTGAAAGCTGCAGGAATTGAAGAAAAttcctgttttgtgttttag
- the LOC104043722 gene encoding NADH-cytochrome b5 reductase-like isoform X2, translating to MEVVRGGAVGAMLTMSGNEDDWLALKPQEPSPSQCCGSGCKPCIYDVYEKELAQWERAKAKQDKSLLVKKKGQSNNSELNPDTFTAFNISSVEQLTEDTYQYKFELPGNSSLRLSLGQHIVLRGMVNGLEVQRAYTPISPGNAEGYFEVLMKCYEAGLMSQYIKTWKKGDKVFWRGPFGGFPYRPNKHGELLMLASGTGLTPMLPILHSITDDEEDETFVTLVGCFRTFDKIYLKPLLQDLARYWNIRIFYVLSQETSLEKLPWSYQQNTYTGRLSEDLMKTIVNSCRRKPFVLICGSSAFSEDMGRYLKAAGIEENSCFVF from the exons ATGGAGGTGGTACGGGGTGGGGCGGTGGGTGCCATGTTG ACAATGAGTGGAAATGAGGACGACTGGCTAGCTCTCAAACCCCAGGAACCTTCTCCATCCCAGTGCTGCGGCAGCGGCTGCAAACCCTGCATCTATGATGTGTATGAGAAGGAGCTTGCACAATGGGAGAGggccaaagcaaagcaagacaaaagCCTCCTCGTGAAAAAGAAGGGGCAG AGCAATAATTCAGAACTGAATCCAGATACATTTACTGCATTCAACATAAGCTCTGTGGAGCAGCTAACAGAGGACACCTACCAGTACAAATTTGAATTACCAGGAAATAGCAGTCTGCGATTGAGTTTAGGACAACATATCGTGTTAAG AGGAATGGTGAATGGTTTGGAAGTCCAGCGAGCCTATACTCCAATTAGCCCAGGAAATGCAGAAGGCTACTTTGAAGTTTTAATGAAG tgCTATGAAGCTGGGCTAATGTCACAATacataaaaacatggaaaaaaggaGACAAGGTCTTTTGGCGTGGGCCGTTTGGAGGGTTCCCATATCGACCTAATAAG CATGGAGAACTCCTGATGCTGGCATCTGGTACCGGCCTCACACCAATGCTTCCCATCCTCCACTCCATAACAGATGATGAAGAGGATGAAACCTTTGTAACTCTTGTTGGCTGCTTCCGTACATTTGACAAAATTTATCTGAAACCTCTTCTCCAGGATCTGGCTCGGTACTGGAACATCAGAATATTTTATGTCCTAAGCCAG gaAACATCACTGGAAAAACTTCCTTGGAGCTATCAGCAAAACACATACACTGGTCGTCTCAGTGAAGACTTGATGAAGACAATTGTAAATTCCTGCCGAAGAAAGCCATTTGTATTAATCTGTGGCTCTTCTGCATTCAGTGAAGATATGGGTAGATATTTGAAAGCTGCAGGAATTGAAGAAAAttcctgttttgtgttttag
- the LOC104043722 gene encoding NADH-cytochrome b5 reductase-like isoform X5, with product MLSNNSELNPDTFTAFNISSVEQLTEDTYQYKFELPGNSSLRLSLGQHIVLRGMVNGLEVQRAYTPISPGNAEGYFEVLMKCYEAGLMSQYIKTWKKGDKVFWRGPFGGFPYRPNKHGELLMLASGTGLTPMLPILHSITDDEEDETFVTLVGCFRTFDKIYLKPLLQDLARYWNIRIFYVLSQETSLEKLPWSYQQNTYTGRLSEDLMKTIVNSCRRKPFVLICGSSAFSEDMGRYLKAAGIEENSCFVF from the exons ATGTTG AGCAATAATTCAGAACTGAATCCAGATACATTTACTGCATTCAACATAAGCTCTGTGGAGCAGCTAACAGAGGACACCTACCAGTACAAATTTGAATTACCAGGAAATAGCAGTCTGCGATTGAGTTTAGGACAACATATCGTGTTAAG AGGAATGGTGAATGGTTTGGAAGTCCAGCGAGCCTATACTCCAATTAGCCCAGGAAATGCAGAAGGCTACTTTGAAGTTTTAATGAAG tgCTATGAAGCTGGGCTAATGTCACAATacataaaaacatggaaaaaaggaGACAAGGTCTTTTGGCGTGGGCCGTTTGGAGGGTTCCCATATCGACCTAATAAG CATGGAGAACTCCTGATGCTGGCATCTGGTACCGGCCTCACACCAATGCTTCCCATCCTCCACTCCATAACAGATGATGAAGAGGATGAAACCTTTGTAACTCTTGTTGGCTGCTTCCGTACATTTGACAAAATTTATCTGAAACCTCTTCTCCAGGATCTGGCTCGGTACTGGAACATCAGAATATTTTATGTCCTAAGCCAG gaAACATCACTGGAAAAACTTCCTTGGAGCTATCAGCAAAACACATACACTGGTCGTCTCAGTGAAGACTTGATGAAGACAATTGTAAATTCCTGCCGAAGAAAGCCATTTGTATTAATCTGTGGCTCTTCTGCATTCAGTGAAGATATGGGTAGATATTTGAAAGCTGCAGGAATTGAAGAAAAttcctgttttgtgttttag
- the LOC104043722 gene encoding NADH-cytochrome b5 reductase-like isoform X3 yields MSGNEDDWLALKPQEPSPSQCCGSGCKPCIYDVYEKELAQWERAKAKQDKSLLVKKKGQSNNSELNPDTFTAFNISSVEQLTEDTYQYKFELPGNSSLRLSLGQHIVLRGMVNGLEVQRAYTPISPGNAEGYFEVLMKCYEAGLMSQYIKTWKKGDKVFWRGPFGGFPYRPNKHGELLMLASGTGLTPMLPILHSITDDEEDETFVTLVGCFRTFDKIYLKPLLQDLARYWNIRIFYVLSQETSLEKLPWSYQQNTYTGRLSEDLMKTIVNSCRRKPFVLICGSSAFSEDMGRYLKAAGIEENSCFVF; encoded by the exons ATGAGTGGAAATGAGGACGACTGGCTAGCTCTCAAACCCCAGGAACCTTCTCCATCCCAGTGCTGCGGCAGCGGCTGCAAACCCTGCATCTATGATGTGTATGAGAAGGAGCTTGCACAATGGGAGAGggccaaagcaaagcaagacaaaagCCTCCTCGTGAAAAAGAAGGGGCAG AGCAATAATTCAGAACTGAATCCAGATACATTTACTGCATTCAACATAAGCTCTGTGGAGCAGCTAACAGAGGACACCTACCAGTACAAATTTGAATTACCAGGAAATAGCAGTCTGCGATTGAGTTTAGGACAACATATCGTGTTAAG AGGAATGGTGAATGGTTTGGAAGTCCAGCGAGCCTATACTCCAATTAGCCCAGGAAATGCAGAAGGCTACTTTGAAGTTTTAATGAAG tgCTATGAAGCTGGGCTAATGTCACAATacataaaaacatggaaaaaaggaGACAAGGTCTTTTGGCGTGGGCCGTTTGGAGGGTTCCCATATCGACCTAATAAG CATGGAGAACTCCTGATGCTGGCATCTGGTACCGGCCTCACACCAATGCTTCCCATCCTCCACTCCATAACAGATGATGAAGAGGATGAAACCTTTGTAACTCTTGTTGGCTGCTTCCGTACATTTGACAAAATTTATCTGAAACCTCTTCTCCAGGATCTGGCTCGGTACTGGAACATCAGAATATTTTATGTCCTAAGCCAG gaAACATCACTGGAAAAACTTCCTTGGAGCTATCAGCAAAACACATACACTGGTCGTCTCAGTGAAGACTTGATGAAGACAATTGTAAATTCCTGCCGAAGAAAGCCATTTGTATTAATCTGTGGCTCTTCTGCATTCAGTGAAGATATGGGTAGATATTTGAAAGCTGCAGGAATTGAAGAAAAttcctgttttgtgttttag
- the CDCP2 gene encoding CUB domain-containing protein 2 isoform X1, with protein MQRLGYIQLSASKSLGKRECQLAWKKHDRQLQKVARPLVREDLPARGWGAWGWAGWQHWPCCVGLSGMLPAEASSGKGTLHPPLYPPGIKCGGVLSAPSGNFSSPNFPEPYPYETECTWLIVVAEGSSILLSFSHFELEYHATCAYDYLQVYNGATRDQGNLLGTFCGRSPPPPFASAWHIMAVVFHSDRHVAKHGFAAAYRKDACGGQLTGLSGEITSPRYPESYPNDAECRWSIRGAGSGSPLTLVFADFQVEGGQGCGFDYVAIFDGPTTAAPCLGHYCGSARPPRTVSSAPHLLVLFKSDFNIGGRGFKAHFYSGECQEVFTTIKGNFSSPQYPNFYPNNLKCQWSIQLPPGYRIKVFFMDMELEGRSSLTDSCDYDHLAAFDGGAENGSLLGQWCGQESPAPITSSHNQLLLVLHTDRNMAKRGFSVAYVGVVPVNVSCTRTDFHIQIPVQSLAQLERNRIYLGNPSCAAQVVGRNFKIHTRFDTCGTESQKRNNTSVIISTLYIDFSVGNQEDIHQYEVQCEPKRKEASVTLIAGPEPSRLSQAENLVGAQQQDGGVMDTHEIKSQDTSDIVFISICILAGLLMVIAVVGLVLL; from the exons ATGCAGAGGCTTGGTTACATTCAGCTGAGTGCATCCAAGAGCCTGGGCAAGAGGGAGTGTCAGCTGGCATGGAAAAAACATG ataGACAGCTCCAAAAGGTTGCTCGGCCACTGGTGAGGGAAGATTTGCCTGCCAGAGGATGGGGTGcatggggctgggctggctggcaGCACTGGCCATGCTGTGTGGGGCTGTCGGGGATGCTTCCAGCAGAG GCTTCCTCTGGAAAAGGGACATTACATCCACCTCTGTATCCCCCAGGCATCAAATGTGGGGGGGTGCTTTCCGCACCCTCTGGCAATTTCTCCAGCCCCAACTTCCCAGAGCCGTACCCCTATGAGACGGAGTGCACGTGGCTGATTGTGGTGGCCGAGGGCTCCTCCATCCTGCTCTCCTTCAGCCACTTCGAGCTGGAGTACCACGCCACCTGCGCCTATGACTACCTCCAGGTCTACAACGGGGCGACCCGGGACCAGGGCAATCTCCTGGGCACTTTCtgtggccgcagccccccaccacCCTTCGCCTCTGCCTGGCACATCATGGCTGTTGTCTTCCACTCTGACCGCCATGTGGCCAAGCACGGCTTCGCAGCTGCCTACCGAAAAG ATGCTTGCGGTGGGCAGCTGACTGGGCTGTCCGGGGAGATCACCAGCCCCCGCTATCCCGAGAGCTACCCCAACGATGCCGAGTGCCGCTGGAGCATCAGGGGGGCCGGCAGTGGCAGTCCCCTCACCCTGGTGTTCGCTGACTTCCAAGTGGAGGGGGGTCAGGGCTGTGGCTTTGACTATGTGGCCATTTTTGATGGGCCCACCACTGCCGCCCCCTGCCTGGGACACTACTGTGGCAGCGCCCGCCCACCCCGCACTGTCTCCTCCGCCCCACACCTCCTTGTCCTCTTCAAGTCTGACTTCAACATTGGTGGCAGGGGCTTCAAGGCCCATTTCTACTCAG GTGAGTGCCAGGAGGTGTTCACCACCATCAAAGGCAATTTCTCCAGCCCTCAGTATCCCAACTTCTACCCCAACAACCTCAAGTGCCAGTGGAGCATCCAGCTGCCCCCAGGCTATCGCATCAAGGTCTTCTTCATGGACATGGAGCTGGAGGGCCGGAGCAGCCTGACAGACAGCTGCGACTACGACCACCTGGCCGCCTTTGATGGTGGTGCTGAGAACGGGTCCCTGCTGGGGCAGTGGTGTGGGCAGGAGAGCCCAGCACCCATCACCTCCAGCCACAATCAGCTGCTGCTTGTCCTCCACACCGACCGCAACATGGCCAAGAGAGGCTTCTCTGTTGCCTACGTGGGAG TTGTGCCCGTGAACGTCAGCTGCACCCGGACGGACTTCCACATCCAGATCCCTGTGCAGTCCCTGGCCCAGCTGGAGAGGAATAGGATTTATTTGGGGAACCCCTCCTGTGCAGCACAGGTGGTTGGCAGGAACTTCAAAATACACACCAGGTTTGACACCTGTGGCACCGAATCCCAG AAACGCAACAACACATCCGTCATCATCAGCACCCTCTACATCGATTTTTCGGTGGGCAACCAGGAGGACATCCACCAGTACGAGGTGCAGTGTGAGCCAAAGAGGAAGGAAGCCTCAGTGACTCTCATTGCCGGCCCTGAACCATCCAGGCTCAGCCAGGCAGAAAACCTGGTAGGTGCCCAACAGCAGGATGGTGGAGTGATGGACACCCATGAAATCAAGAGCCAGGACACCAGTGACATTGTCTTCATCAGCATCTGCATCCTGGCTGGGCTTCTCATGGTCATCGCGGTGGTGGGGCTCGTGCTTCTGTAG
- the CDCP2 gene encoding CUB domain-containing protein 2 isoform X2: MGCMGLGWLAALAMLCGAVGDASSRGIKCGGVLSAPSGNFSSPNFPEPYPYETECTWLIVVAEGSSILLSFSHFELEYHATCAYDYLQVYNGATRDQGNLLGTFCGRSPPPPFASAWHIMAVVFHSDRHVAKHGFAAAYRKDACGGQLTGLSGEITSPRYPESYPNDAECRWSIRGAGSGSPLTLVFADFQVEGGQGCGFDYVAIFDGPTTAAPCLGHYCGSARPPRTVSSAPHLLVLFKSDFNIGGRGFKAHFYSGECQEVFTTIKGNFSSPQYPNFYPNNLKCQWSIQLPPGYRIKVFFMDMELEGRSSLTDSCDYDHLAAFDGGAENGSLLGQWCGQESPAPITSSHNQLLLVLHTDRNMAKRGFSVAYVGVVPVNVSCTRTDFHIQIPVQSLAQLERNRIYLGNPSCAAQVVGRNFKIHTRFDTCGTESQKRNNTSVIISTLYIDFSVGNQEDIHQYEVQCEPKRKEASVTLIAGPEPSRLSQAENLHAQVSTALSAILASLPESETVGMVVSVTFQRWHQEEGLAPLGLTCFLLPTSVTPDLHP, from the exons ATGGGGTGcatggggctgggctggctggcaGCACTGGCCATGCTGTGTGGGGCTGTCGGGGATGCTTCCAGCAGAG GCATCAAATGTGGGGGGGTGCTTTCCGCACCCTCTGGCAATTTCTCCAGCCCCAACTTCCCAGAGCCGTACCCCTATGAGACGGAGTGCACGTGGCTGATTGTGGTGGCCGAGGGCTCCTCCATCCTGCTCTCCTTCAGCCACTTCGAGCTGGAGTACCACGCCACCTGCGCCTATGACTACCTCCAGGTCTACAACGGGGCGACCCGGGACCAGGGCAATCTCCTGGGCACTTTCtgtggccgcagccccccaccacCCTTCGCCTCTGCCTGGCACATCATGGCTGTTGTCTTCCACTCTGACCGCCATGTGGCCAAGCACGGCTTCGCAGCTGCCTACCGAAAAG ATGCTTGCGGTGGGCAGCTGACTGGGCTGTCCGGGGAGATCACCAGCCCCCGCTATCCCGAGAGCTACCCCAACGATGCCGAGTGCCGCTGGAGCATCAGGGGGGCCGGCAGTGGCAGTCCCCTCACCCTGGTGTTCGCTGACTTCCAAGTGGAGGGGGGTCAGGGCTGTGGCTTTGACTATGTGGCCATTTTTGATGGGCCCACCACTGCCGCCCCCTGCCTGGGACACTACTGTGGCAGCGCCCGCCCACCCCGCACTGTCTCCTCCGCCCCACACCTCCTTGTCCTCTTCAAGTCTGACTTCAACATTGGTGGCAGGGGCTTCAAGGCCCATTTCTACTCAG GTGAGTGCCAGGAGGTGTTCACCACCATCAAAGGCAATTTCTCCAGCCCTCAGTATCCCAACTTCTACCCCAACAACCTCAAGTGCCAGTGGAGCATCCAGCTGCCCCCAGGCTATCGCATCAAGGTCTTCTTCATGGACATGGAGCTGGAGGGCCGGAGCAGCCTGACAGACAGCTGCGACTACGACCACCTGGCCGCCTTTGATGGTGGTGCTGAGAACGGGTCCCTGCTGGGGCAGTGGTGTGGGCAGGAGAGCCCAGCACCCATCACCTCCAGCCACAATCAGCTGCTGCTTGTCCTCCACACCGACCGCAACATGGCCAAGAGAGGCTTCTCTGTTGCCTACGTGGGAG TTGTGCCCGTGAACGTCAGCTGCACCCGGACGGACTTCCACATCCAGATCCCTGTGCAGTCCCTGGCCCAGCTGGAGAGGAATAGGATTTATTTGGGGAACCCCTCCTGTGCAGCACAGGTGGTTGGCAGGAACTTCAAAATACACACCAGGTTTGACACCTGTGGCACCGAATCCCAG AAACGCAACAACACATCCGTCATCATCAGCACCCTCTACATCGATTTTTCGGTGGGCAACCAGGAGGACATCCACCAGTACGAGGTGCAGTGTGAGCCAAAGAGGAAGGAAGCCTCAGTGACTCTCATTGCCGGCCCTGAACCATCCAGGCTCAGCCAGGCAGAAAACCTG catgCCCAGGTGTCCACCGCTCTGAGTGCCATACTGGCATCACTCCCAGAGTCTGAAACTGTGGGCATGGTGGTTTCAGTAACCTTTCAAAGATGGCATCAGGAGGAGGGCCTCGCTCCCCTGGGACTGACATGTTTTTTGCTGCCAACCTCAGTGACACCAGACCTCCACCCTTGA